In the genome of Candidatus Bathyarchaeia archaeon, the window AGATCACAGCGCCATACGTGTTCGTATACAAACCGAAAGGAAATCCCACCGAGTGGGGCATCAGTGGCTTTGTGATCATCGCCGAGAGCCACATCAGCATTCACACTTTCCCAGACAACAAGCACGCTTTCATGGATATTTTCAGCTGCAAACAATTCGACATTCACAAGGCCGTCAACTATATCACATCAAAGCTTGAGGCTCACAAAGCTGACAAGAGACTCTCGGGAAGAGGAAAGGAGTATCCGCGGCAGGTTATGGCCGCAAGAGAGATAGTCGCAAGATCGCGTCCAACGCTCAAGCACTAGACAGATTCCGGAACAAATTTTTCGATAGAACATGATTTGGCTCGGCACTAGAGAGTGCGCACAACGACGAAACCTTAAATGACGTATTCTATCGGCGCTTGACGAAGCCCCCA includes:
- the speD gene encoding adenosylmethionine decarboxylase, translated to MFGPHLTLDLSECNPEKLSDLSYIYNLLDDLPDVIDMHKITAPYVFVYKPKGNPTEWGISGFVIIAESHISIHTFPDNKHAFMDIFSCKQFDIHKAVNYITSKLEAHKADKRLSGRGKEYPRQVMAAREIVARSRPTLKH